actaccgcATGATCCaggattccacttctgggtatttacccaaaggaaacaaaattactaTCTTGAGAGACAGCTGTACTcctgtgtttattgcagcactatttagagtcggccaagacatggaggcaacctaagtgtccatcagtggatgaatgcacaaagaaaatgtggtctatataaaatgaaatatcattcagccataagaaaaaggtcttgccatttgtgacaacatggatggaccttgaggacattatgctcagtgaaataagtcaggcaggaaaagacaaatgccatatgatctcatttatatgtggaatctaaaaagaaaaaaaaaacaaacgcatggatatagagaacagataggtggttgtcaggggcagggggcaggagtgagcaaaatgggtgaaagaggtcaaagggtacaaacttccagttacaaaataagtaagtcctggggatgtaatgcacagcatggtgactatagttaatcatactatactgtatatttgaaagttgcttaagagagtaaatcttaaaagttcctATCACAAGAATAAAAAATCGTAATTGTGTGCGGTAACTAAAATTTTGTGGTGATTGTTTTGCAAGGTATACCAatatcatgctgtacacctgaaactaatatgatgcTATATGTCAACTGCAtttcaaaaataatgcaaatttaAATTAAGACATTACAGGGAGGGAGAGTTCACGCTCCTGGCGCCGGGTTGGTCTCTCTGGTAGGCGCCGCGGTCCCCGGCACCGGCGTCCGAGCTGACCGTGGCCAAGGGCTTGGGCGCCAGCGCCGAGCAGCCCGCGGGCGGCGCCGAGGGCTTCCACCTGCACGGGGTGAGTCGCCCCTGCGGCGCCGGTGGCCTTGGCACGGCGCCCGCACCGACGCGCGGGGGTCGCCCGATCGCCGGCCCCGGGGGCTGCAGCGGCGGGGTCCAGGCCCTAGTGCTGCCGCCCGGAGGAGGGTGGTGCCCCTTCCTGGTAGGAGCCGCCGGCCAGAGGCGGCGCCGCGGCACTCCTGGGCCCCGGCCCGTCTGCGGCTGCGATCGGCCCGGCGCCAGCCGCAAGTGCGAGCTCTGCAGGAAGCGGGAGCGTTTCCTGGTCCGGTCTGGCCTCCCCGGAATGGCATTTATCCCGGGTGAAGAGGGAAAGCACCAGGTGCAGGAGAACTCCCCCGCCAGGCAGGCAGGCCTGGAGCCCTACTTCGACTTCATCATCACCATCGGGCACTCAAGGCTGAACAAGGAGAACGACACGCTCAAGGCCCTGCTGAAGGCCAACGTGGAGAAGCCCGTGAAGCTGGAGGTGTTCAACATGAAGACCATGAAGGTGCGCGAGGTGGAGGTGGTGCCCAGCAACATGTGGGGCGGCCAGGGCCTGCTGGGCGCCAGCGTGCGCTTCTGCAGCTTCCGCAGGGCCAGCGAGCACGTGTGGCACGTGCTGGATGTAGAACCCTGTTCCCCTGCCTCCCTTGCCGGCCTGCGCCCCTACACAGACTACGTGGCTGGCTCAGACCAGATCCTCCAGGAGTCCGAGGACTTCTTCTCGCTCATCGAATCCCATGAGGGGAAGCCCTTGAAGCTGATGGTTTATAACTCCGAGTCCGACTCCTGCCGGGAAGTGACTGTCACTCCCAATGCAGCCTGGGGTGGAGAGGGCAGTCTGGGCTGTGGTATTGGCTATGGGTATCTGCACCGGATCCCAACCCAGCCCCCCAGCCACCACAAGAAGCCACCTGGTGTCCCGCCACCTCGTGCCCCACCACCTGGTACCCCACTGCCTGGTACCCCACCACCTGGACCCACCCCCCAGGACTCTCCTGCGCCTTCTGGCCTGGAGACAGGCTCCAGGCAGGGTGACTACGTGGAGGCCCTGCTGCAGGCACCTGGGTCCTCTACGGAGGAacagctccctgggcctgagaGTCCTGGCCATGGTGCTCCAGACCTTGGCGACCTTCCCCGTCCCCTGGAGATTCCTCTCCAGCCTCCGCCTCCACTGCAGCGAGTCATGGACCCAGGCTTCCTCGATGTGTCTGGCATCTCCCTCTTGGACAGCAGCAACGCCAGTGTCTGGTCCGGCTTGCCCTCCTCTGCAGAGCTGACCTCCACTGCGGTCTCAGCCTCAGGGCCGGAGGACGTCTGCTCGAGTAGTGGTTCTCTTGAGCGTGGCGGTGAGGCCACCTGGTCTGGGTCAGAGTTTGAGGTCTCCTTCCCAGACAGCCCAGGTGCCCAGGCCCAGGCGGACCACCTGCCTCAGCTGACACTTCCTGACAGCCTCACCTCGGCCGCCTCACCAGAAGACAGGCTGTCTGCTGAGCTGCTCGAAGCCCAGGCTGAGGAGGAGCCAGCAAGCACAGAGAGCCCAGATTTCAGGGCAGAGGCTGAGAGGGCAGCCAGCCAGGCACAGCTCTCCACCCCCAAAGAACACCCTGGGCTATACAAGGCCCTCTGATGGCATTTCATGAGGCCCAGAAGTGGGAGGCAGCactggccacactgtgtggcccAGCCACCTGCGTTATGCTTCCTGGGCTGCTGCTGACAAGGGTGTGGCTTGTGTCCACTCAGACCTTACTGGTCTCCAAGAGATGACCTCCCAGCATTCATTCTGCCTGATGGTCCTGGCTTTGAGGAATTGGGTACTTGTTTGAGAATCTCAAACAAGTACTTTTGGCGTAGTAGGGGGCTGGGAGTAGCACCCAGGTTAAATAAGTTTTCCAGGAGCTCGGGTAGGAGAGTAAAGGATTCTTTGCTGCTTGGGTAAGGCGTGGAACTTCAGTGGGTAGAGTAAGAGAAGGCCGTGGGCCTTGGGGAAGGGCATCTTTTGGCCATGTACCCATTGCTTGCTCCTGGTCTGGTCACTGGCTGCACCATCAGGTGTGAAGatggggtgagggaggaaggggttgGTGTGGAAtatttgcctaattgctctgtaGGGCTTGGAGTGATTCTTCCCACACAGCTCAGCCAGCCCTATCTATGATGGAAGGCACCGCCAAGCCCTGGGGACCCCTGCTGCCCCAGTTCCTGTCTCACTTTGTGCTACACTGCACAGCTCGCTCAGGCTGACTGCCTATTCCAGTCATGGTTGGAGGAGAGGCAGTGAACTTGCCCACCTCtcctgagggaggagggaaatTCTGCGCCCTTCCGCAGAGACTCACTTGTGCTTGGCCACGATACTTCTTCCCCAGCATCTGTACCCCACAGACGTAGTGGCCCCGGTTGTGACTCCTGTCAGCTCCCAAACTTTTACAACCATCTCTTCTAAATATATAAGTCATCCAGCCAGCCCCAGTGGTGAGTAAAAGTTACAAATTTAAGTTCACCACCCTAAGCAGACTCTCAGAGCCGGTCCTCCTTCCTGGAGCTCTTTACACACAGCTCCTACCCCAAGGATGAATAAGGGGCCTGGACAAGAGTGGGTAAGGGCCCTCTGTTCCTCCCCACAGTACAGGAGAGGGCTGTTCCCCTCGCCTCCAGGGTCTC
The genomic region above belongs to Hippopotamus amphibius kiboko isolate mHipAmp2 chromosome 9, mHipAmp2.hap2, whole genome shotgun sequence and contains:
- the LOC130861499 gene encoding Golgi reassembly-stacking protein 1-like, giving the protein MKTMKVREVEVVPSNMWGGQGLLGASVRFCSFRRASEHVWHVLDVEPCSPASLAGLRPYTDYVAGSDQILQESEDFFSLIESHEGKPLKLMVYNSESDSCREVTVTPNAAWGGEGSLGCGIGYGYLHRIPTQPPSHHKKPPGVPPPRAPPPGTPLPGTPPPGPTPQDSPAPSGLETGSRQGDYVEALLQAPGSSTEEQLPGPESPGHGAPDLGDLPRPLEIPLQPPPPLQRVMDPGFLDVSGISLLDSSNASVWSGLPSSAELTSTAVSASGPEDVCSSSGSLERGGEATWSGSEFEVSFPDSPGAQAQADHLPQLTLPDSLTSAASPEDRLSAELLEAQAEEEPASTESPDFRAEAERAASQAQLSTPKEHPGLYKAL